Genomic segment of Bubalus kerabau isolate K-KA32 ecotype Philippines breed swamp buffalo chromosome 6, PCC_UOA_SB_1v2, whole genome shotgun sequence:
AAGGTCAACACAGCTGTAGCTGTACTCATGCTGCTGGTTGCCCTGTTCTTCACTGGCATTGCTGTGCTGGGAATTGTTATGCTGAAGCGGGTGAGGGGCTGTAGGTGGGGCCTGGAGAGTGATATCATGTGTCCCTGGGGACTTGACTGGAACATTCAGGAGCAACTGGGGAGGGCCAGGCAGATGGAAGGATTCTCAGCTAATGGACCTGAGCGGcggagggcgggggtggggggttgtaggggtaggtgtgcgtgtgtgttggtAGGgagccaggaaggaaaagctaGAGCTACAGGCTGGTGAGTGGTCCTGATGGTATTAGATTGGAGTGGGATTAACAGTGGCTGGAACATGCTGTAAAGTCTGTGCTTTCTACTTGCAGATCCACTCTTTGTATCGCCGCACAGGTGCCAGCTTTCAGAAGGCCCAGCAAGAGTTTGCAGCTGGTGTCTTCTCCAACCCTGCGGTGCGAACCGCAGCTGCCAATGCAGCCGCTGGGGCTGCAGAAAATGCCTTCCGGGCCCCGTGACCCCTAACTGGGATGCCCTGGCCCTTCCACTGAGGGAGGCGACTAGCCCCCATCCCTGAGGTCTCTGGGACTTTGAGACATCACTGTTTGATGTCTCCACTATAGTACCCCCAATCATACAGCCATGACTGCTGAACCTGACTTAAGGGTGTGGGGAGCCCACCGTGACCCAGTCActgcttccctcccacccctcgaTCAGGCCACACTGCTGCCACAACTACACACCCGACCCGCTTCCCTCTGCTGTGCCAAGGCTGTTGCTTcggttatttaaataaaaagaaaatggaactgGAACACAAATCCCCGTTTCTGGAATTTTAATGGGAACTAGGTCttacagagtcgggcacgactgagcgacttcactttcacttttcacttgcatgcactggagaaggaaatggcaacccactccagtactcttgcctagagaatcccagggacaggggagcctggtgggctgccgcctatggggtcgcacagagtcggacacgactgaagcaacttagaagcagtAGCAGGTCTTACAGAAGATAAAGTGGAGGCGACTGGAGTGGAAGCTGAATTGTGGACTCTGGAGGGAAGGTCGGACCTGGCCTTAGAGAGCTGTGGCGGCGGGACAGCAGAGCCTACTGGCTGGCGCAGGAAGTGGGAGGGAAGTCCCCGGTTGGGCGTGGAATCGCGGAGCTGCCAGGGAACTTCGCTCTCCACCCCGCTCCTTTAATGACTTTCTCCTTTAAGAAAGAGCCGCTACCTCTGCTGGGAACGCAGCGGCCGAGGGGCATGAGAGGCTGGGCGGGGCCCAAGTAGGCGCCGAAAGCTTTAGCTCGGGCCCTACGGGGCCGGAGCTCTGCTCCAGACCAGCGGGGGCGGCCAGCTCGCCCGGCCGTCCGCCCCATCCCGCCccgtccctccctcttcctctccccctccctctccccccaggGTCTCCGACTGGGACTACAACTCCCGGGGTGCACCGCGCTCGCCCTCGTACCACGCCCCTCCTCCCGCACCATCTCATCCCCCATCCCCCGTCTCCAGTCCTGGACCTGCTGCAGCCTGAGCTAGGGGAGCAGGAgcgtggtggggaggggagtggggctgGCGACCCTAGAGACGGCGGCGCCGCAGCCTCTCCCCACCAGGCGGCCTCGGATCCAACTGGACACTCTGAAGGCACACCGACCGCGCCTCTAGAGTCACCCCACGCCGACCCGACCCTCTTCTCTAGACTTCTTTCCCATCCTTCTCGCCTTTTACCCTTCCCACCCTTCCCGGTTCTGGAACGTCTCCCTCTCTTCACTCCCGGACCGGCCCTTTTCGGCGCCCCTCTTCCCTAGGGAGATGCGATGAGCCGGTGCCCTCGCGTCCTCATCGCCGTAACGGGCACGGTGCCCGTCCAGTACCCGTGGTGGGGAGGGAGCACTCCGCGGCCCCTCCGTGAGGCCTCCCCCTTGGACTCCCCCCCAGCTGGAGTCCCTGGGCCATGCCTCAGGGGACCCAGTCAGGGGGTGGGCTCTAGAGGGAGgggggtggagaggaggaaggacGGGGCCTTGGGCACCTCTGAGATGCTCCCAAGCGCCAGGGGGTGCCGAGCAAGGCTCAGGCAACCGGGCGGCAGGCATGATGCCCTCGCCTAGCGATTCCAGCCGCTCGCTGACTAGCCGGCCCAGCACTCGGGGCCTTACACACCTCCGCCTCCACCGACCCTGGCTACAGGCCCTGCTCACGCTGGGGCTGGCTCAGGTGCTCCTGGGCGTCCTGGTGGTCACCTTCAGCATGGTGGcctcctccatcaccaccaccgagAGCGTCAAGAGATCCTGCCCGTCTTGGGCTGGGTTCTCGGTGAGTTGGGTGCACAGTTGTTGGGTGGGGGAGGCTCCTTGGGCCCCACCCCTCAACACCAGCTGCCAGTCCAAATCCTGGCCTCTCCTGGTGCGGGGCTCACCCAGGTGCCTCCCCTTCATGCTGAGCCTGTGCCCGCTTTATCCCCAGCTGGCGTTTTCCGGGGTTGTTGGCATCGTGTCTTGGAAGCGGCCGTTCACTCTAGTGGTAGGTGCCAGGGTCTGATGCCCACTGGGAGGCAGGTGCCTAGCACCTGAGGGGATGCCCATTTATGTCCCCAAGAAGGGAACTGACCCTTCCATTCATGTTGACTAGGTATAAAAGCCTGTGCATGAGAGTGGCTCCATTTGTGGTAGAGGGTATTTTGGGGGTCTCAGCCCTGAGTCTATGCCCTCTTTTCCCCagatctccttcttctccttgcTTTCGGTGCTCTGTGTCATGCTCAGCATGGCCGGCTCTGTTCTCTCCTGTAAAAACGCTCAGCTGGCCCGAGACTTCCAAGAATGCAACTTGGTGAGATCTGAGGAGGGAAAGCCTGAGTGTGCTAGTTGGGGGAGGTGTGTGGAACAGCTTGGCTTGTCCGGGTTCAGGCTGCCTCACTCTCTCCACTCCCACTCAGGATGGAAAGGTCTGCGTGTGCTGCCCCTCTGTTCGTCTTCTCAGGCCCTGTCCAGAGTCGGGGCAGGAACTGAAAATTGCTCTTAACTCCACCTGTGATGAAGCCCGAGGGGCCCTCAAGGTGAGCATGCACCCCCATCTCCACCATTCCTTTCCCTCCCACCATCTTCCTGGCTCTGGCTCTTGTGTCTCCTCCTGAGTCCTCACAGGCCCTGAATATGTGGGACTTACTGCACCCTAGGCTCCTCTCACATTCCTCTCTCTCGCCTTCCCCAGAACTTACTCTTCAGCGTCTGTGGGCTCACCATCTGTGCCGCCATAATCTGTACCCTCTCTGCCATTGTCTGCTGCATCCAGATCTTCTCCCTGGACCTTGTGCACACGGTGAGTGGGAAGCTGGGGTCAAGGCCAAGAAGgtaggctgggggcaggggtgttTGTGTGCTGGGACTGGTCTTGGGGGGAGGGAATGGCTGCAGCGCTGGCTTTTGAGCACCAGGGGCTGTGGGTCACCTAATAGGCATGTTGACTGTAGGAATATTTAAGAGGGAGGGTGAGGAGGGGAATCACTGGGAGTAACAGAAGTGTGTGATGTCAGCCCCAGGGCATTGGAGAATGGGACTAAAAGTTGGGCGGAGTCCAGAAGGTCTTAGATGGGGGCAGGGATAACGGGTTGATGTTCTGGTGGGGATAGAACAGAGAGTGATTCTGGGTGCAGAAGAGTCCATTAAGAGGAGGAATTTCTAGATGGGCAGGGTAAGAGGTGAAGGTCCTCAGCTGGGGCAGTTAGAAGAGGAACCTGTTCTGGCAAAGGAAGGGGCCAGAACTGAGCTTCTTGGAGGGGGCAGGGTCAGAAAATGTAGAGGAGAGAGGAATGTGGGAATCAAGGAGCTGTGTTCCCAGAATCCAAGCTTGCTGACCTGCTTGCTCCCCAGCAGTTGGCACCTGAACGCTCAGTCTCAGGCCCTTTGGGGCCTCTGGGCTGTACCTCCTCGCCCCCAGACCCTCTCCTGCACACCATGCTGGACCTGGAGGAATTTGTACCACCCGTGCCCCCGCCACCATACTACCCCCCAGAGTATACCTGCAGCTCGGAAACAGACGCGCAGAGGTGAGGCCAGGCAGAGTCCTAATGGGGGAACTAAGGAAGGAGACTGGGGCTGGGGCCAGATTGGTGGGGAGGGATCTTTTCAGAATAGTTCTTTTCCAGGCTTTGACCCTTTCCCTCCTTCTGCCAGCATCACCTACAATGGCTCCATGGACAGCCCAGTGCCCTTGTACCCTACTGATTGCCCCCCTTCTTATGAGGCCGTCATGGGGCTACGAGGAGACAGTCAGGTGAGAGCAGGGCTTGGTGCAGGCTGGGGAGTCCAAGATAGAGCCTGAAAAATCTGAGTGAGCTGCTGGTACTGGATAAAGATAATACTAGTTCTCGTGATCTAAAGCACTAGAACATCCACTGTCTCTTTGATCTGCCTGAGAAGGTAGTGAGGTGGGTGGGGTAAGaactattatttccattttacagacgtggaaactgaggcccacataAAGTGACTTGGACAAAGTGACAAAGCTGGACTGGAATCTAGGTCTCCAGAGCTCTGTCAAGCCTATGGGGTGGCCATGTCGGTGTGCAGGGCTGGATGTTTGACCCTTGTGTCTTCTGCAGGCCACTCTGTTTGATCCTCAGCTGCATGATGGCTCCTGCATCTGCGAGCGAGTGGCCTCCATTGTAGACGGTGAGCAGAAAGTAGGGAGGGTGGACCAAGACTGGGACGCCTGGGATAGCGGAgctggtggggggcagggcagaaattagactgAGTTGGTGGTTGAGTGACAAGCGAGGGCTGGGTTTTCCTGGAATCCTGGACTTAGTGGTCTCCTCTGAGATAACACTGGAGGCAGGCTGGCCCCCAAGGGGCTTGCCCTGAGGAAAGAGGCGCTGCCTCGCCTGGCCAGGCTGATGCTACCCAGCCGCCCCTACTGCCCACAGTGTCCATGGACAGCGGGTCTCTGGTGCTGTCTGCCATTGGCGACCTCCCGGGGGGCTCCAGCCCATCGGAGGACTCGTGCCTACTGGAGTTGCAGGGCTCCGTGCGCTCCGTTGACTACGTGCTCTTCCGCTCTATTCAGCGCAGCCGCGCTGGCTACTGCCTCAGCCTGGACTGCGGCCTTCGGGGCCCCTTCGAGGACAGCCCCCTTCCCCGGCGGCCCCCAAGGGCAGCCCGCTCCTATTCCTGCTCTGCCCCCGAAGCCCCACCCCCACTGGGTGCCCCCACAGCAGCCCGCAGCTGCCACCGGCTGGAGGGCTGGCCGCCTTGGGTGGGACCCTGCTTCCCCGAGCTGAGGCGGCGGGTCCCCCGGGGAGGCAGCCGGCCAGCTGCGGCCCCTTCCCCCCGAGCCCCAGCTCGCCGCTTCAGCGATAGCTCAGGTTCTCTCACCCCGCCGGGGCACCGGCCTCCTCACCCGGCTCCCCCACCACCGCTGCTGCTGCCACGGTCCCACAGTGACCCAGGCATCACCACCTCCAGCAACACTGGTGAGCCCCCACGACGTTCAGGAGAGGGTAGGCACTGGGAGTGAGAGGGCCAATGATGCCCGCCAGGATTTGGGACGTTACTGGGGTTTCTGAGGAGGCAGAAATTCTGATTCACACCTACATCAGACACTTATGTCACCCGTGAAAAACACACCAGTCAGTAGCttagtggttaaaaaaagagCATTTGGTTGTTGGAACCCAGTCTCACAGGCCCCAGCTTGGGTTAGTTACCTACTCCTTCCAGCCTtggtttctcacctgtaaaatgggtataataacagCACCTCACCATACATACTGTGGCATTACTGAGGAGAGATGCAGGTCAGATGCTTCCGCCCTGGCACAGAACATGCTTGTCATTACCATTAtgtgccagggactggggaggaTGCAGCAGAGAGTGATGGCGCCTTAGTCCCTGATTTGGTGGATTGTTCCATCTAGTTGCTGGCAGACATGGGCAGTGACAATGCCCCCTTGGTTGGGAGTGGGCTGTAGGAGCTGGGCTTGGGTTCTCAGGAGGGCGGTGAGATGGGTGGGGGTGTCTACAGCGCACTCCCAACTCCGTCCGTGTTTCTCTCCCCTCTTCTTCAGCTGAATTCAGGGACCTTTATACCAAAGTGCTTGAGGAAGAAGCTGCTTCCGTTTCCTCTGCAGATACAGGTTAGGCACATTGTTGGTGCCCAGGGGGTGGGGGATAGGGCAGTGCTGCCTGGCCTTTTCTGCACCTCCCATTCCACccactctccctctctctctctccagggcTCTGCTCTGAAGCCTGCCTCTTCCGTCTAGCCCATTGCCCTTCCCCCAAGTTGCTCCGTGCCCGCTCAGCAGAGAAGCGGCGCCCTGTGCCCACCTTCCAGAAGGTCCCCCTGCCCTCGGGCCCTGCACCAGCCCACTCCCTGGGGGACCTGAAGGGCAGCTGGCCAGGCCGGGGCCTGGTCACCCGTTTCCTCCAGATGTCCAGGAAGGCCCCAGATCCCAATGGGAATGGAGCCCATGGGCATAAACAGGTAGAGTCAGGGGAGCCAAGGAAGACACCCAGGAAAGCCTGGAACTTCGAGTTAGGGGCCACACTGATGCTCTCTCCTGTGGCCCTATCTAGGTGCCCCGGAGCCCCTGGGGCCGGCCAGGCCGAGAGAGCCTCCACCTTCGCAGCTGCGGCGACCTGAGCTCTGGCTCCTCCCTGAGGCGTCTCCTGTCCGGCCGCAGGCTGGAGCGTGCTACCCGTCCCCACAGCCTCAGCCTCAATGGGGGCAGCCGGGAGACTGGGCTCTGACCCAGGTGTCCCCCAACACTGAACAGATCCAGATGAATGCTGGGGCCACAGTAGCCCCCAGCACCTCTTGCACTGGCTGACGCACAGAGAAACCTGCTGAACAGTCCCAGAAGTATCCGTCTCCCTCCTACCTCTAGGGGCTCCTGCTGCTTGCCTCTGCCGTCTGGCCTGGGAGAGCTCCTGTCCTGTGCTGCATGGGTGTTCAGGTTCTGGGGGACATGCCTGTGCTTCCggtgctggaggaggaaaataaAGTCCAGTTCCTCCGGCGTGACAGTAACTCTGATTCACCAGGGGTTGTGGCCAGGGCACAGGCATGTCCCGGGTGTTTCAGCATAGGGGGCTGTATGCCTGTGCAATGGGGTGGTGAGGCATGAAGGGTCAGAAAAATCAGGCTGGCCTCTCAGCTCTACCACTTCTAactgcatgaccttgggcaagttatttaacctcaaCTGCCTGATCCATAGAACATTGTGAGGATGAAAGTTTGTAAAGCTCTTAACACACtaagccttcaataaatttcagtttttcccttctcttctggaTCATTCTTTATCACCATTGAGATTTGTGCTAGCATCTCTCTTCGTTATGAAAACTCTCAAGACACCAATATCTATTTCCAGCTACCACACAGTATCTCTTCCCCTTTTCATAGCCAaacattttctctcttccttccttctactcAAACATCCATTCTCTCCtcacccatcaggctccttcccctccctctccccaggcaCTGCTCTTGAAACAGATTTTTCGGTAACCAAAAGAAGTATCAGACCCAGTGGCCGTTTCTCTTGCATGCATTTCACTTGACCTCTAAGAAGCATTTAACCCATGTAATCAGCATcttttctcttgaattttcccCTTTCTTGTCTTTAAAGAcatcacattgttgttgtttagttgctaagctgtgtttgactcttttgagacccccatggactgtagcccaccaggcttctctgtccatgggacttcacaggcaagaatactggagtgggttgccatttccttctgcaggggatcttcccaaac
This window contains:
- the ENTREP3 gene encoding protein ENTREP3 isoform X2; the encoded protein is MMPSPSDSSRSLTSRPSTRGLTHLRLHRPWLQALLTLGLAQVLLGVLVVTFSMVASSITTTESVKRSCPSWAGFSLAFSGVVGIVSWKRPFTLVISFFSLLSVLCVMLSMAGSVLSCKNAQLARDFQECNLDGKVCVCCPSVRLLRPCPESGQELKIALNSTCDEARGALKNLLFSVCGLTICAAIICTLSAIVCCIQIFSLDLVHTLAPERSVSGPLGPLGCTSSPPDPLLHTMLDLEEFVPPVPPPPYYPPEYTCSSETDAQSITYNGSMDSPVPLYPTDCPPSYEAVMGLRGDSQATLFDPQLHDGSCICERVASIVDVSMDSGSLVLSAIGDLPGGSSPSEDSCLLELQGSVRSVDYVLFRSIQRSRAGYCLSLDCGLRGPFEDSPLPRRPPRAARSYSCSAPEAPPPLGAPTAARSCHRLEGWPPWVGPCFPELRRRVPRGGSRPAAAPSPRAPARRFSDSSGSLTPPGHRPPHPAPPPPLLLPRSHSDPGITTSSNTAEFRDLYTKVLEEEAASVSSADTGLCSEACLFRLAHCPSPKLLRARSAEKRRPVPTFQKVPLPSGPAPAHSLGDLKGSWPGRGLVTRFLQMSRKAPDPNGNGAHGHKQVPRSPWGRPGRESLHLRSCGDLSSGSSLRRLLSGRRLERATRPHSLSLNGGSRETGL
- the ENTREP3 gene encoding protein ENTREP3 isoform X1, coding for MMPSPSDSSRSLTSRPSTRGLTHLRLHRPWLQALLTLGLAQVLLGVLVVTFSMVASSITTTESVKRSCPSWAGFSLAFSGVVGIVSWKRPFTLVISFFSLLSVLCVMLSMAGSVLSCKNAQLARDFQECNLDGKVCVCCPSVRLLRPCPESGQELKIALNSTCDEARGALKNLLFSVCGLTICAAIICTLSAIVCCIQIFSLDLVHTQLAPERSVSGPLGPLGCTSSPPDPLLHTMLDLEEFVPPVPPPPYYPPEYTCSSETDAQSITYNGSMDSPVPLYPTDCPPSYEAVMGLRGDSQATLFDPQLHDGSCICERVASIVDVSMDSGSLVLSAIGDLPGGSSPSEDSCLLELQGSVRSVDYVLFRSIQRSRAGYCLSLDCGLRGPFEDSPLPRRPPRAARSYSCSAPEAPPPLGAPTAARSCHRLEGWPPWVGPCFPELRRRVPRGGSRPAAAPSPRAPARRFSDSSGSLTPPGHRPPHPAPPPPLLLPRSHSDPGITTSSNTAEFRDLYTKVLEEEAASVSSADTGLCSEACLFRLAHCPSPKLLRARSAEKRRPVPTFQKVPLPSGPAPAHSLGDLKGSWPGRGLVTRFLQMSRKAPDPNGNGAHGHKQVPRSPWGRPGRESLHLRSCGDLSSGSSLRRLLSGRRLERATRPHSLSLNGGSRETGL